The Candidatus Poribacteria bacterium genome contains a region encoding:
- the icd gene encoding isocitrate dehydrogenase (NADP(+)) — protein sequence MIEFEQLTVPTEGERIGIDNGQLVVPNKPIIPVIEGDGIGRDIMKVTRRVVNAAVQTAYNGENEIVWFDVYAGENAMAKYNEWLPQDTFDAIEYFRVALKGPLTTPVGGGFRSLNVTLRQVLELYACVRPVRYFQGVPAPVTHPEKMNVVIFRENTEDVYAGIEWEQGTPEVKKVIELLRTEMEVDIREDSGIGVKPISIFGTKRLARMAIQYAIDHGRRSVTFVHKGNIMKFTEGAFCAWGYELAKEEFPEQTITEDELYSDYDGECPEGKIIVNDRIADSMLQQILTRTDEYDVIVTPNLNGDYLSDAAAAQVGGIGMAPGGNLSDEVALFEATHGTAPKYTDQDVVNPGSLILSAVMMLEHLGWQEAADLIISGLEKTILQKKVTYDLERLMEGATKVRTSEFGASIVENFQ from the coding sequence GTGATTGAATTTGAGCAATTAACAGTCCCGACAGAAGGTGAAAGAATCGGGATCGATAATGGACAGCTCGTCGTGCCGAATAAGCCGATTATCCCTGTCATTGAAGGCGATGGCATCGGACGAGACATCATGAAGGTTACGCGCCGGGTTGTGAATGCGGCTGTCCAGACGGCATATAACGGTGAAAACGAGATCGTTTGGTTTGATGTCTACGCCGGCGAAAACGCCATGGCGAAATACAACGAATGGCTCCCGCAGGATACTTTCGACGCAATTGAATACTTTCGTGTTGCCCTGAAGGGACCCCTCACAACGCCTGTCGGAGGTGGATTCCGCAGTCTAAACGTGACGCTCCGTCAGGTCCTCGAACTCTACGCATGTGTCCGTCCCGTCCGCTACTTCCAAGGTGTCCCCGCCCCTGTAACCCATCCCGAAAAGATGAATGTCGTTATCTTCCGTGAAAACACCGAGGATGTTTATGCCGGTATCGAGTGGGAACAAGGCACACCAGAGGTGAAAAAGGTTATCGAACTCCTCCGCACTGAAATGGAGGTAGACATTCGCGAGGATTCTGGGATCGGCGTGAAACCGATCAGCATCTTCGGCACGAAACGCTTGGCACGGATGGCGATCCAGTACGCAATTGACCACGGTAGACGTAGCGTTACCTTTGTTCACAAAGGCAACATCATGAAGTTTACCGAAGGTGCGTTCTGTGCGTGGGGCTACGAACTTGCCAAAGAGGAATTCCCCGAGCAGACGATTACAGAGGATGAACTCTATAGCGATTACGATGGTGAGTGTCCAGAAGGCAAAATTATCGTCAATGACCGAATTGCTGACAGTATGTTGCAGCAGATTTTGACGCGCACCGATGAATACGACGTGATTGTCACCCCGAATTTGAATGGAGATTATCTCTCAGATGCCGCGGCGGCACAGGTCGGTGGTATCGGTATGGCACCCGGTGGTAACCTCAGCGATGAAGTCGCACTGTTTGAGGCGACGCACGGCACTGCCCCGAAATATACCGATCAGGATGTCGTCAATCCAGGGTCCCTGATCCTCTCCGCCGTCATGATGTTGGAGCATCTCGGTTGGCAAGAAGCCGCCGACCTGATTATTTCGGGACTTGAGAAGACCATCCTCCAGAAAAAAGTGACCTACGATCTGGAGCGTCTCATGGAAGGCGCGACGAAGGTCCGCACCTCGGAGTTCGGCGCATCGATTGTCGAAAACTTCCAATAG
- a CDS encoding AAA family ATPase: MITELSAQNFKSWKDTGNRQIAPLTGFFGANSSGKTSLLQTLLMLKQTVERPPDWNEVIDFGHDNSLVNLGSFDDLIYGHRRDNPLRISISWKFSERLNLPDVDEADILSFELAINNVENSTSEPSFSYRVDGQNFDVVWRARNICEVSTPR, encoded by the coding sequence ATGATTACCGAACTCAGCGCGCAAAATTTTAAATCGTGGAAAGATACAGGTAACAGACAGATAGCACCCTTGACAGGATTCTTCGGTGCGAATAGTTCTGGCAAAACGAGTCTTCTGCAAACACTCCTCATGCTAAAGCAGACCGTGGAGCGTCCCCCGGATTGGAACGAAGTGATTGATTTTGGGCATGATAATTCCCTCGTTAATTTGGGAAGTTTTGATGACCTCATCTACGGACACAGACGAGACAATCCACTCCGAATCTCAATATCGTGGAAGTTTTCCGAAAGATTAAACCTGCCGGATGTAGATGAAGCGGATATCCTTTCTTTTGAGCTCGCTATCAATAATGTAGAGAATTCAACTTCTGAACCGAGTTTCAGTTATAGGGTAGATGGACAAAACTTTGACGTAGTGTGGCGCGCTCGAAATATATGTGAGGTTTCCACACCTAGGTAG